The genomic segment GCAGAAACAAGCTTCCCAAAAAAACTCCAATTCGCCAGGGAAATTTTCACTTACAATCCCAAAAAAACGACAGCCCGCAATCCAAGCGGCCctgcccgccgccgccgttctTCTCACTTACCCTCTTGGCCCAAAATGACTTCTTCATCCGCGGCTCAGGGAACAGGGCACACGCACTACGCGATCCTGGGTATAAGTCGCAAACTCGTGCAGGAACAGTCACCTACGGCGGGGCCGCAGCAAATCATCAAACGGGCCTACCACCGCGCCCTCCTCCAAAACCACCCGGACAAATACCCACAATTCAAGAGTACTCCTCCCTCCGGTACAACCACCCGAGCAGTCTCTTCTTCTGCTACTGCCGCCACCTTTTCAATCGACCAAATCTCATCAGCTTACAAGGTCCTCTCGGACCCGAAGCAGAGGGCTGAATACGACCGCGCTCTAGACCTGGCACCAAATAATCAAGGTCTCCAgcgcggcgacggcgacgaggAAAAAGCTTTTCAGACGGGCATCGAGGTCGTCGATCTTGACGACCTGGAAGTCGAGGAGCCTCCGTCAGACGATCCCGAGGCCGAGTGCTCTTGGTACCGTAGCTGCCGGTGCGGCAACCCGCgcggtttcttttttacggAGGCGGACCTGGAAGAGGCGGGTGAGAACGGGGAGCTGCTCGTCGGTTGTCAAGATTGTAGTCTTTGGATGAAGGTACATTTTGCTGTTGTCTCGGATGATTGATGAAATGAATTGGGAAGGATGTCTCTTCAGACGAACATAGAATCAAAACACGAAACAAAACTGAAAAGACGCCGTGATTACCAACCAATTGTAATGGGGCCATGTCCATCTTGTCGGCTCGTTCACTCTCATGTTTGAGAGTGTACAAGTGTCGACCGAATGGATCCCTTAGATGATCTTTGCGATGTGTGCCGCCCTCATGCCAAATTGTCTCGCCGCATCATGATGAGTACCTTCTTCTCAGCCAATCTCAACTCCGTGGCCGTTATCTTTCTATCACGCATATTAAGCGTTCAAGATCCTCTTCTCAAAAACATACCGTCCTCCAATGTCTGGCGTTTCTGTCTTTGGCAATCGTCTCTCCAGCCCACCCCATAAGTCTGACTTGTGCTTCAAGCTGTTTGTAGACTCATATCTAAGTTTCAGCCTGTATGACTGGGCTCTTGGCCTTCTATGGTCGAATTGACGTCTCAAAGTTGTCCATCTACATGCAAATATGTCGAGCCACTTCACCTTTGTCGACCCAAGTGTACTGGTATAGAACAATTTAGACAACATCCCACCATTACCAGGTCAGAACTACTGGCAGTGCCACGCAACTGTATCACACGATTTTTTCGAACTGTTTTGCCGGATGTGCTTCTTTGAAAGCAATTTTAGTCTTTTTTTGTTGTTGTCCAGACGGCCTTGCATTAGAGTCTAAAAAAGCAAACGTGGAATCAACCTCCAAAATGCTCTTCTTTAGCCCCCAGCCAGCCCCGTGCTAGGAAAAATCAACCCCTTCACAATTCTTGTGTATTGCCTAAACGATGCCGATTCGCAAAAACGAAATCTCCAGTCCACACTCCGTAGACACCAGTCCACCCAAATCCGGCGATGAACGCAGGTTGCAGAATGCTACGAGACCAATCACACCTTACTCAGCCTTGGGCTCCTCAGCGGCAGCAGCGGCCGGCGCCTCGGCGGAGGCACCCTCCTccttggcggcggcgggggcCTCGGTGGTGCCTGACGCCGCGGGCTCAGCCTCAGAAGAGGTCCAGAGGGTCTATATTCGTTGTCAGCGGCTTTTCTTTTGCAGAGTTGGTCAGAGTCACTTACCAGGTTGTCACGGAGAAGCTGCATGATGAGGGTAGAATCCTTGTAAGACTCCTCGCTAAGGGTGTCAAGCTCTGTAGAGACGTTAGTGGATTGCACCTGCTTCGAGGATGACGATACGGACCGGCAATGGCATCATCGAAAGCCTGCTTGGCAAGGTGGCAAGCCTGGTCGGGGGCGTTCAGAATCTCGTAGTAGAAGACGGAGAAGTTCAGGGCGAGGCCGAGGCGAATGGGGTGGGTAGGGGGAAGCTCGGTCTGGGCAACCTCGGTGGCAGCCTTGTAGGCCTCGAGGGACTTGTCGGCAGAGTCCTTGCGGCGATCGCCAACGGCGAACTCGGCAAGGTAGCGGTGGTAGTCACCCTTCCTGCAGTGGTTGTCAACATATCGTCCCAACACCGAAATAGACGCGAATGCTTACATCTTGTGGTAGAAGACCTTGGACTCGCCAGACTTGGCAGAAGGGATGAGGTGGGCATCGAGGACATCGAGAATGTCGTCGCAGATCTTGGCAAGCTCGGCCTCGATCTTCTGGCGGTACTCCTTGATAAGGCCAACCTGGGAAGAGTTGCCCTTGGACTCCTCCTTCTGCTCGATGGAGGTGACGATTCTCCACGAGGCACGGCGGGCACCGATGACGTTCTTGTAGGCAACGGACAGGAGGTTGCGCTCCTCGACGGTGAGGTCACGGTCCTCGGAGGCGACGATCTTCATGTTCTCAACCATCTCTGGAAGCCCAATCATCAGTGTAATCCATCTTGTGCGATGAGAGATAGCCACGTACCCTCGTAGCGCTCAGCCTGCTCAGCAAGCTTGGCCAAGTACACAGCATCATCCTGACCCATTGTGGCGGTTGGTATCTGGAACGTTGGGATTGGTTAGCACGTGTGTCAGGAGATGAAGCCAAAATTGCGTTCTAAGTGTATTATGAATGTGAATTTTGGACTGGTTGGCAAATAGAAGCGCAAATTGAATTCGCAAGAGCGACGGGGTGAATTCAACGAGAGAAGAACGAGTTGCAGCGTATGCGCCTCGCTGACTTCATGACTTGGCTTCGGCCCCCCGCTCCTGGTGGGGTTTTGCGCCTGACCGATCAAGATAGGGCGCGCAGTGTCGGTGAAGCTCTCAATCGATGCAGAAAGATGGCCGGATGGCAGCTTCGTGAAGCGGTCGACGCAAATCGGTGACAGTCGGTTGTTGGGAATCGGTGGAAGGAGATTGCGGCGAGGGATGCGATGACGACAGAGGGGGCACGGGGGGATGGGGGGAGGGGACCACGTACCTTGGTGCGATGTTTTGAGGTTGGCGGGGATGTTCGAGTGGAACGATGGATAAGTTGTCAATGGAAGATTCCCGTGTCGAAACTCGAGTTGGATCGGAGCAGGGGAAGAGAGCGTGACGAAGGGTAAATAGAGGCGGGTGTGGGCGGTTTTGCAAAGGTAGTGCGAGAGTTTTGTGAAGTTGAGAAATGGATGAGACGAAAAGGTGATGGATGGAAATTGAGGAAGGGGCTCTGGGCTGCACAATACGTGAGGTGGCCCAGGCAAGACAAGGCAAGGCGACTGGACTGACTGGGGGGAAACACGCTGGGGCGGTAGGTAgacgtaaggtaaggtaggcaggaggggggggggggtggctgCTGCCGCACCGACTGGACTGGACGGGAGCCGACTTGAGTGGTTGACTTCCTGCCAGGTTCCATGGGCACTGGGCAGGGACACACTGGGCTGGTGAGCCACGCTCTGGCCAGTCACGGTCGAGGGGCGTCTCAACCAATCCCCATCTGCGGCGAGCTAGCCCTGGAATGGCCGGCTCACGTGAATCATCCCGGGGTAGCGTCAGGTATTGCGGCTGTGCTCTGCGGCTGAGAGAGGCACCCCTCCAGAGTGGCAGAGCCCCCAAAGTCTTTCCAAACGTACGCATAAAGCCTCCAGGGCTCTCCAGACTCTCCGTGCCTGCCTTAGGTACGCTACCAACCTGACTCTGCGACAGATAGTGGGGGGTACGCAGAGGTACATTCTCATACCTCTTTCCGCTCCTTTCTTTGGGCCCAATTCCCCGGGCTCTTTCCACAGGACACCGGGCCTCGCTCAATGCGGTCTTCCTCTCTCATTGCTTGTGGAAGGCCTTGAATCCAGGTACAAATATGATTAAGGCATACCCTATCTAACATGCCTCGCCACAAGTAGCCTGGTTTTGATCCAAGGCCTGCAAGAAGATAACTTCGTATACCAGTTCGCTGCCGCTGACCTTTACTTACCTATCCAGCTCCGACCTTGCTACACCCAGATCACGTCACCTTGTTTGTTGCTGCTTCGCTTTCCATGGCCAAACTCTACCACCAGACTCAGAGTTTTGATCTACTGGGTCATATGCATACTGCGTACTTGCTTTCAAATCATACAGCCTGCAAGTTGATGCGAGGCCAGACTCCTCCTGTCTTCTCTCATCCCACCTCGTCTCTTCTTTTCATGCAATCGCCGAGCGGCCACCGTGCCCCAATTCATCCTTTGAGTTCAGGCACTTGTTCCGTTGTTTGGTCACATTGGGTTGACTTGCCTGACCCCAAGGTCTTTGAAAGCAAAACATCTTACTTCACGTCAATGTAGGTTGCATGCTGCTGTTCGTAGCCGGGACCCCTTGAACCAAGAAGGTGTGTTTCCTCGGCTGCCGTTGCCTGACTTGGCAGAGGGGATGGCACGAGATTTGGGAAGAAAGAGGCTAtcctttcctcttcctcactAGCAGTCTGAAGCCATGAAGCCATCTCAGGTTTTGCCCAGGCAGCACTTATACACACGGCGTATGGGTTCTCTGTGGTCTGCAGAGGGCAGACGTTCTCCTCTCCACTAAAATGGTACCTCGGGCTGCGAGACAAAGACGGAAGACGTCGCACCACGATGACTACACACCACCGGCACCCCATCGGTCGCCTTTGAAGCGACAGATCTCCCGCATTTCTCGTCCACAGTCCTGGGGACCATCCCAGTCGAAAAAGGAGATTCAGCCTTGCCGGAGATAACAACAAGGGCTGATAAGGCTGCGacctacggagtacctacGGGCTTACGGATATCTGGAGAATGCAACCCACTGTGGAATACTGGACCTACGAGAATCATCGGAATGGAGATATGCGAGTCCCATTCTATGCATAAGCCGTCTCGGAGCAACAACACCGGCAGACCGGGTAAAACACCACACGCCTAATCCGCAGCCCTTGGTAGGTGCTCAGAGATTCTTGCAGTTCAGTCCCAGCAAAAGGAGAGCGTCTAGCATAGTTAAACGGTGCCCAGAATACGGAGGCAAATTGTTGTGTTGCGTGTTGGTCAGGACGGGATTATGCGGATGCTCACAATAGCATCAAAGCTTCATCGACTGCTTGGCCCATCTTGAGTACTGCGTACAGCAAGCACATTGAGTCAGGACGATTTGGCCGCATGCAGGTGACCACCACTCAGTGGCCTGAGGAAAGCACACTCAGGCAACCTCAGCGCAGCTCTCCGGTTCAGTGAACCAAACCCGTCGAAGCCGAGAAATGCCGGCACGACCATGTTAACGAGATACCTCGCTCACGCCGGGTATGACGTATCACATCCTCGTACCCCCATAGTCGGGTGAAGAAGGACAGACCGGAGTAAGCAGAAGCTCCCTCCCCCGACCAAGAAAGTGACCAGGCACTCCGTAGTTTGACAGGATCAGATCATCCCCTCCTCGTCCAATAAGCTCCCAAGCAGCATAGCAGCGTAGCCCCCCCTTCCCCGAGCAGGAGCTATTCCAGGCATTACCAGCACCCAGATCCCCACAATCCAACCTATCACAAAACCCGTCCGACTTGCACCATCGTCATCGGCCGACTTGCTTCACTACAAAAACATAAACACCTCCAATTGGAATCCCCAAAACCCCTCGAGCACCCTCTAGATACTTCTTTCAAAATGATGCGCATCGCTGCTACCAAGGCCGCGGCCCGTCCCCTCACTCTCGCCTCGAGAGCTTGCTTCAGCACCACTGCTCGCACCATGAGCGAGGGCGACACTGGAGCTCCCTCCAAGTTCGGAGGCGGGTAAGTCTTtgctcctccttctctctctcttgcaGCCCCCTTCCGCACGAACGCAGTCGTCCCCATGACGCATTGTCATTATCGACAGTTCGAAAAGCGAGGCTGCAATCGACAGCGAACAGATCCAAAGAATGGAAACGAGCACAAAGGCTGACAATTTGCCCAACACAGTGACGCCTTCCAGAAGCGCGAAAAGGCCAACGAGGACTACGCCATCCGCCAGCGCGAGAAGGAGAAGCTCCTCGAGCTCAAGAAGAAGCTCAGCGAGCAGCAGGCCCACCTCCAGCAGCTGTCTGACCACATGTTCGTCCATCACCTTTCATCCTTCCACGCATTTccaccttttcccccttccaAACCCGCCCCATCCGCGTGCAATGACGTCGACTTTGTACATTTGCTAACAACGGCACCCAAAACAGTGACGAGATCACCAAAAACCAGGGTGGCGAGCACAACTAAATTCAAAATCATAAAGATGCAATTTCCCCCCCGCTTCACGGAGGAGGTCTTTTCAAAGCGATAATACCAAATGGAGAGGATTGGCTCAGGGAAAGCCGGACAAATGTACTAAATCTGAAAGGGGAAAGCAGAGACTGATGATGGTCCGCGTAAACGCGAGCAAACGTCTGAATTTTGAAGCTTTTCAATCTCATGTAAACCATTCAAGAAACAAACACCTGGTATTCACCCACAAGTTCTATGCTACTGTACAACGTACTCTTTGTGTTGCTCAATGCATTACCACCTTTGCGGTGCCGAATCCATCCAACTCAACTGTTGCTAAGCGACCCATCTCTGTTCAAGAAAGACCACCTCAAATTGAGCGATTAATGACAACCAACCCCCGAGATTCTGAGTTGTCTTTCATTGTTGCATGTCCCTTGTCTCTCGTAACCTATGCTGCCTAGCAAAAAAAACCAAACTCTGCACGAACCCTTTACCGTGTGTCCTGACCTTCATCAACGCCGGCCCATGTAAGATCGGTAAAAGCTCTCTGCAGCGTCGTTCTCCGGCGCTCCGTATTGGCTTCCCAGGTTATTGTTCGCCTTCTGCGCGGATGAGACCTTGGCCTGCAGAGATGCGGCGTTGGAGTCGATCCATTGGAGCTGGCCGAGATGACCATTGAGAACGCGAACAATCTGGCTCAACTGTAGATGAGAAGGTCAGCTTTGCAGGTGCAACATGTGGGGAAAAATCAATATCACTTACGGGATCCTCAGGCTTGGTGCCCTTGCTAAGAGTACCAGAAATGTCGTTGATCTCCTTAACCATCTTCGACAGGTCTCTACTCTTCTCGTCAAGGTTCTGTGTGAGCTTCTCGGCAAGCTTGTATGTCCGCTCGCGCTCCTGGTCGGGTCCGGCAAGGGTCTCGCCCTGTCCCATCTGGCGGGAGAACATCTCCTTGACGTCGGCCTCGTAACGGTTCAGCCAGTCCTCAAGTTCATCCTGCTGGCTCTCGACGGCTTGAAGTTGGCGCTCAATCTCGTGACTCGCCTTCTCAGCCTCGAAGGTGTTGAGGTAGAGCTTCTGAATCTTCTCGCCGTTGTCGACCAGGCCCAGATCCCAGTCGGCGACCTGGTTGGCGTAGTGCTTGAAGTCCTTCTGGTATTTGGACAAATCAGAAGCCCACCGTGTGATGATGTCGTCCATGGACTTGTTCTTCAGGCGAGGAAGCTGGGACGTGGGGCCAGTGGTGGAGGCAGCGAGGGTATTTGAGTTGCCGGTTGTGGCAGATGTGGTGGCGGGCGTAGTGCCATTCTGAGCTGATGTTCCAGCTGCCGGGGTAGCTGCTGGCTTAGCTCCGAAAAGACCACCAGCTGCAGCCGTTGTGCTGGGCGCGGCAGCTGATGTGGTTGTAGCGGCGGTAGTCGCAGTCGCCGCAGGGGTAGAAGCTGGCTGAGAGGTGCCAGCTGCAGGTGTAGCTCCAAAGAGTCCTCCGCTCGCAGGCTTGCTCGCAGGTGTAGCTGCGGCCGCACCACCAAACAGTGACGAAGGTGCCGCTGCGGTGGTGGGAGTAGAGGCTGAGGGTGCGGCAGGCTTCGCGCCGCCAAACAGACCTCCAGTACTTGCGCCAGCCTGTGTCGTGGCAGCTGCTGGCGTCGAAGATGTGTTGCCGCCAAACAGACCACCGGCGGGGGTCGCAGCTGGTGTTGAGGTTGTAGGAGTGGCAGGCTTTGCGCCGCCAAAGAGTCCACCGCCGGCAGCGGGAGCAGCGGCAGA from the Colletotrichum lupini chromosome 3, complete sequence genome contains:
- a CDS encoding 14-3-3 family protein, yielding MGQDDAVYLAKLAEQAERYEEMVENMKIVASEDRDLTVEERNLLSVAYKNVIGARRASWRIVTSIEQKEESKGNSSQVGLIKEYRQKIEAELAKICDDILDVLDAHLIPSAKSGESKVFYHKMKGDYHRYLAEFAVGDRRKDSADKSLEAYKAATEVAQTELPPTHPIRLGLALNFSVFYYEILNAPDQACHLAKQAFDDAIAELDTLSEESYKDSTLIMQLLRDNLTLWTSSEAEPAASGTTEAPAAAKEEGASAEAPAAAAAEEPKAE